In Thermomonas carbonis, a single genomic region encodes these proteins:
- a CDS encoding amino acid permease, protein MSESPSTSIDPGTQARPLGLWMATALVVGSMIGSGVFLLPAALAPYGAASLVGWGIALCGALMLAATFAKLAVHWPCTGGPYAYVRRSFGDVAGFGIAWSYWISIWSGMAAIAVAFAGSMGAIFPALTATPVRAATCALIALWVCTGVNLVGLRQAGRLQVVATALKLLPLLLFGVVALWFVDSGNYVPFNPSGATLPSVANTTVILTMWALCGLEVATVPAGSIRDPERTIPRATLLGTLLAGVATILACTVVIGLVPTEVLKGSGAPMAEAASRVWGPGAALGIAVLAAVSTFGAINGWIMVCAQVSLAAAGDGLFPRAFARLDRNGTPAFGIIVGSVLATVLVIASYSRSLVELFTFILLISTSAILLPYAASSAAWLRSGAGHGGRVVAALALVYSLYALSGAGSEALAWGMVLLLAGVPVLLWMRRVRAR, encoded by the coding sequence ATGTCCGAGTCGCCATCGACCAGCATCGATCCCGGGACACAAGCCAGACCGCTTGGCCTGTGGATGGCCACCGCCTTGGTCGTCGGCAGCATGATCGGCAGCGGCGTGTTCCTGTTGCCGGCGGCACTCGCACCCTACGGCGCTGCCAGCCTGGTCGGCTGGGGCATCGCCCTGTGCGGTGCGCTGATGCTGGCTGCCACGTTCGCCAAGCTCGCGGTGCATTGGCCGTGCACGGGCGGACCGTATGCCTACGTGCGCCGCTCGTTCGGCGACGTCGCCGGCTTCGGCATCGCCTGGAGCTACTGGATCTCGATCTGGTCCGGCATGGCCGCGATCGCGGTCGCCTTCGCCGGCAGCATGGGCGCGATCTTCCCGGCATTGACCGCAACGCCCGTGCGCGCGGCGACGTGTGCGTTGATCGCGCTGTGGGTGTGCACCGGCGTGAACCTGGTCGGGTTGCGTCAGGCCGGACGCCTGCAGGTGGTCGCCACCGCGTTGAAGCTCTTGCCGCTGCTGTTGTTCGGCGTCGTCGCCCTGTGGTTCGTCGATTCCGGCAACTACGTGCCGTTCAATCCCAGCGGTGCGACCCTCCCCAGCGTTGCCAACACGACGGTGATCCTGACGATGTGGGCGCTGTGCGGACTGGAAGTGGCCACGGTGCCCGCAGGCTCGATCCGCGACCCCGAACGCACGATTCCGCGCGCCACGTTGCTTGGCACCCTGCTGGCCGGCGTCGCCACCATCCTCGCCTGCACCGTAGTGATCGGACTGGTGCCGACCGAGGTGCTCAAGGGCTCCGGCGCGCCGATGGCGGAAGCCGCAAGCCGCGTGTGGGGACCGGGCGCGGCGCTCGGCATCGCGGTGTTGGCCGCGGTGTCCACCTTCGGTGCGATCAACGGCTGGATCATGGTCTGCGCGCAGGTGTCGTTGGCCGCGGCCGGCGACGGCCTGTTCCCGCGCGCATTCGCGCGGCTCGATCGCAATGGCACGCCCGCGTTCGGGATCATCGTCGGCAGCGTGCTGGCCACGGTGCTGGTGATCGCCAGCTACAGCCGCTCGCTGGTCGAGTTGTTCACTTTCATCCTGTTGATCTCGACCTCGGCGATCCTGCTGCCGTACGCCGCCAGCAGCGCGGCCTGGCTGCGCAGCGGCGCAGGCCACGGCGGGCGCGTGGTCGCGGCATTGGCGCTGGTGTACAGCCTGTATGCGCTGAGCGGTGCAGGCAGCGAGGCACTGGCCTGGGGCATGGTCCTGCTGCTGGCGGGCGTGCCGGTCTTGCTGTGGATGCGCCGGGTCAGAGCTCGGTAG
- a CDS encoding multidrug effflux MFS transporter yields MTEPVRPSNRRLALILGGLAMFGPFSIDTIFPAFPQIAEQLGADKVGMQQTISVYLLAYAAMSLVHGPLSDAIGRRPVILAGLVVFALASVGCALSTSLPMLLSFRALQGFSAGVGLIVGRAVVRDVLHGHDAQRLMSQVSMIFGIAPAVAPIIGGWLLGWQRWPGIFWFLAAFAVGLIAVVWRGLPETHPPASRLPLEARPLLRAYAIILRRPRFLRLTLAGALNFGALFLYIASAPAFVIDMLRLGERDFGWFFIPMIGGMMLGAFVSGRAAGRIDGQRLANIGFACCGIATLINIGYNLLVDDHALPWAVLPISLNAFGIALVFPIVTLAILDMYPHQRGSASSLQAFVGLLLNVVIAGILSPMLSHDALSLALGAGLFTLAGWLFWRWENLATRRTLRVPKSPAGMEPTEL; encoded by the coding sequence ATGACCGAGCCCGTGCGTCCCTCCAATCGTCGGCTGGCCCTGATCCTGGGCGGGTTGGCGATGTTCGGACCGTTCTCGATCGACACCATCTTCCCCGCCTTCCCGCAGATCGCCGAGCAGTTGGGTGCGGACAAGGTGGGGATGCAGCAGACCATCAGCGTCTACCTGCTGGCCTACGCGGCGATGAGCCTGGTGCACGGCCCGTTGTCCGATGCGATCGGCCGTCGGCCGGTGATCCTGGCGGGTCTGGTGGTGTTCGCGCTGGCGTCGGTGGGCTGCGCCTTGTCGACCTCGCTGCCGATGCTGCTGTCGTTCCGTGCGCTGCAGGGATTCAGCGCCGGCGTGGGGCTGATCGTCGGCCGTGCGGTGGTCCGCGACGTGCTGCACGGCCACGATGCGCAGCGGCTGATGAGCCAGGTCTCGATGATCTTCGGCATCGCGCCGGCAGTGGCGCCCATCATTGGCGGCTGGCTGCTCGGCTGGCAGCGCTGGCCGGGCATCTTCTGGTTCCTCGCCGCGTTCGCGGTTGGCCTGATCGCGGTGGTCTGGCGCGGCTTGCCGGAAACCCATCCGCCGGCCTCGCGGCTGCCACTGGAGGCGCGCCCCTTGTTGCGCGCCTACGCCATCATCCTGCGCCGGCCGCGCTTCCTCCGTCTCACCCTGGCCGGTGCGCTCAACTTCGGCGCGCTGTTCCTGTACATCGCCTCCGCGCCGGCCTTTGTCATCGACATGCTGCGACTGGGCGAGCGCGACTTCGGCTGGTTCTTCATCCCGATGATCGGCGGGATGATGCTCGGCGCGTTCGTGTCCGGGCGCGCGGCGGGACGCATCGACGGCCAGCGCCTGGCCAACATCGGCTTCGCGTGTTGCGGCATCGCCACGCTGATCAACATCGGCTACAACCTGCTGGTCGATGACCATGCATTGCCTTGGGCGGTGCTGCCGATCAGCCTCAATGCCTTCGGCATCGCGCTGGTGTTCCCGATCGTGACCCTGGCGATCCTCGACATGTATCCGCACCAGCGCGGCAGCGCGTCGTCGCTGCAGGCGTTCGTGGGCCTGCTGCTGAACGTGGTGATCGCCGGGATCTTGTCGCCGATGCTCAGCCACGATGCGCTGTCGCTGGCGCTGGGCGCAGGCCTTTTCACCTTGGCTGGTTGGCTGTTCTGGCGCTGGGAGAACCTGGCGACGCGGCGCACCCTGCGGGTGCCGAAGTCGCCCGCGGGAATGGAACCTACCGAGCTCTGA
- the gcvP gene encoding aminomethyl-transferring glycine dehydrogenase: MTQPSLRSLEHHDAFIERHIGPNDAEVAAMLRVVGHDSLESLTDAIVPASIKSTVPLALPGSMSEVEALAKIRAVASKNQVFRSFIGQGYYGTHTPNVILRNILENPAWYTAYTPYQAEISQGRMEALINFQQMCADLTGMEIANASLLDEATAAAEAMTLAKRSAKSKSNTFLVAGDTHPQTLALLQTRAEPLGLTVDVVRSTDAFHEKLAAGDYFGVLVQYPASSGWIADWDRDAAVIHSHNALFVVATDLLALTLLKPPGEMGADIVIGNTQRFGVPFGFGGPHAAFMACRDAYKRSMPGRLIGVSIDAEGKPAYRLTLQTREQHIRREKATSNICTAQVLLAVMASMYAVYHGPDGLTRIASRVARLTAILAAGLRELGHATVHATAFDTLCIDAGDANAAIAERARAHRANLRVRGNGSLCISLDETSTRADLELLWRIFAGDAATLPSIDALDATAPSLIPAALARTSAFMTHPVFNSHHSEHEMLRYMRSLADKDLAMDRTMIPLGSCTMKLNATAEMIPVTWPEFGNIHPLAPAAQTEGYAELIDGLEAMLVECTGYDAVSLQPNSGAQGEYAGLLAIRAYHASRNETHRDICLIPESAHGTNPASAQMCGMKVVVTKCDANGNVDVEDIRRAAEKHSANLAALMITYPSTHGVFEEDVVEICDIVHQHGGQVYTDGANMNALVGVAKPGKWGSDVSHLNLHKTFCIPHGGGGPGVGPCAVKAHLSPFLPKPVQADGFRTEGVGNGALVSAATYGSASILPISWMYIAMMGADGLRKATQVALLNANYIATRLAPHYETLYTGRNGLVAHECILDLRPIKDATGISAEDVAKRLIDFGFHAPTLSFPVAGTLMVEPTESESLHELDRFIDAMIQIREEIRMIERGELDREDNPLKHAPHTATQAAAAEWNHAYSRELAVFPLATLKQQKYWPPVARVDNVHGDKNVFCSCIPIGEFKGEPEAFSEPMAV, translated from the coding sequence ATGACCCAGCCTTCGCTCCGCTCGCTCGAGCACCATGATGCTTTCATCGAACGCCACATCGGCCCCAACGACGCCGAGGTCGCGGCGATGCTGCGGGTGGTCGGCCATGACTCGCTGGAGTCGCTGACCGACGCCATCGTGCCGGCGTCGATCAAGTCCACCGTGCCGCTGGCGCTGCCCGGCAGCATGAGCGAGGTCGAGGCGCTGGCGAAGATCCGCGCCGTCGCGTCGAAGAACCAGGTGTTCCGCAGCTTCATCGGCCAGGGCTATTACGGCACCCACACGCCGAACGTGATCCTGCGCAACATCCTGGAGAACCCGGCCTGGTACACGGCCTACACGCCCTATCAGGCGGAGATCTCGCAGGGCCGCATGGAAGCACTGATCAACTTCCAGCAGATGTGCGCCGACCTGACTGGCATGGAGATCGCCAACGCCTCGTTGCTGGACGAAGCCACTGCCGCCGCCGAAGCGATGACCCTGGCAAAGCGCTCGGCGAAGTCGAAGTCGAACACCTTCCTGGTCGCCGGCGATACCCATCCGCAGACGCTGGCGTTGTTGCAGACCCGCGCCGAACCGCTGGGCCTGACCGTCGACGTCGTGCGTTCGACCGATGCCTTCCATGAAAAGCTCGCCGCCGGCGATTACTTCGGCGTGCTGGTGCAGTACCCGGCGTCGAGCGGCTGGATCGCCGACTGGGATCGCGATGCCGCGGTGATCCATTCGCACAATGCGCTGTTCGTGGTCGCCACCGACCTGCTCGCGCTGACCCTGCTCAAGCCGCCGGGCGAAATGGGCGCCGACATCGTGATCGGCAACACCCAGCGCTTCGGCGTGCCGTTCGGCTTCGGCGGCCCGCATGCCGCGTTCATGGCCTGCCGCGATGCCTACAAGCGCTCGATGCCGGGCCGCCTGATCGGCGTTTCCATTGATGCCGAAGGCAAGCCCGCGTATCGCCTGACCCTGCAGACCCGCGAGCAGCACATCCGCCGCGAGAAGGCCACGTCGAACATCTGCACCGCGCAGGTGCTGCTCGCGGTGATGGCCTCGATGTATGCGGTCTACCACGGCCCCGACGGCCTCACCCGCATCGCCAGCCGGGTTGCGCGGTTGACCGCGATCCTCGCCGCCGGTCTGCGCGAGCTCGGCCATGCGACGGTGCATGCGACCGCGTTCGACACCCTGTGCATCGACGCCGGCGACGCGAATGCCGCGATCGCCGAGCGCGCGCGCGCGCATCGCGCCAACCTGCGCGTGCGTGGCAACGGTTCGCTGTGCATTTCGCTGGACGAGACCAGCACCCGTGCCGACCTCGAACTGCTGTGGCGGATCTTCGCCGGCGACGCCGCCACCCTGCCCTCGATCGATGCGCTGGATGCGACCGCGCCGTCGCTGATTCCTGCGGCACTGGCGCGCACCAGCGCGTTCATGACCCACCCGGTGTTCAACAGCCACCACAGCGAGCACGAGATGCTGCGCTACATGCGCTCGCTGGCGGACAAGGACCTGGCGATGGATCGCACGATGATCCCGCTGGGCAGCTGCACGATGAAGCTCAATGCGACCGCGGAGATGATCCCGGTCACCTGGCCGGAGTTCGGCAACATCCACCCACTCGCACCGGCGGCGCAGACCGAGGGCTACGCGGAACTGATCGACGGGCTGGAGGCGATGCTGGTCGAATGCACCGGCTACGACGCGGTCAGCCTGCAGCCGAACTCCGGCGCGCAGGGCGAATACGCCGGCCTGCTGGCGATCCGCGCCTACCACGCATCGCGCAACGAGACGCATCGCGACATCTGCCTGATCCCCGAATCCGCGCATGGCACCAATCCGGCCAGCGCGCAGATGTGCGGCATGAAGGTGGTGGTGACCAAGTGCGACGCCAACGGCAACGTCGACGTCGAGGACATCCGCCGCGCCGCCGAGAAGCATTCGGCCAACCTCGCCGCGTTGATGATCACCTATCCCTCCACGCATGGCGTGTTCGAGGAGGACGTGGTCGAGATCTGCGACATCGTCCACCAGCACGGTGGCCAGGTGTACACCGACGGCGCCAACATGAACGCGCTGGTCGGCGTGGCCAAGCCGGGCAAGTGGGGCTCGGACGTGTCCCACCTCAACCTGCACAAGACCTTCTGCATCCCGCACGGCGGCGGCGGTCCCGGCGTGGGACCGTGCGCGGTGAAGGCGCACCTCTCGCCGTTCCTGCCCAAGCCGGTGCAGGCCGATGGTTTCCGCACCGAGGGCGTCGGCAATGGCGCGCTGGTCAGTGCCGCCACTTACGGCAGTGCCAGCATCCTGCCGATCAGCTGGATGTACATCGCGATGATGGGCGCCGACGGACTGCGCAAGGCGACCCAGGTCGCGCTGCTCAACGCCAACTACATCGCGACGCGCCTCGCCCCGCATTACGAGACCCTGTACACCGGCCGCAACGGGCTGGTCGCGCATGAGTGCATCCTCGACCTGCGGCCGATCAAGGACGCCACCGGGATCAGCGCGGAGGACGTGGCCAAGCGCCTGATCGACTTCGGCTTCCATGCGCCGACGCTGAGCTTCCCGGTCGCCGGCACGCTGATGGTCGAGCCGACCGAGTCCGAATCGCTGCACGAGCTCGACCGCTTCATCGACGCGATGATCCAGATCCGCGAGGAGATCCGCATGATCGAGCGCGGCGAACTGGACCGCGAGGACAACCCGCTCAAGCATGCGCCGCACACCGCGACCCAGGCTGCTGCCGCCGAGTGGAACCATGCCTACAGCCGCGAGCTGGCGGTGTTCCCGCTGGCCACGCTGAAGCAGCAGAAGTACTGGCCGCCGGTGGCGCGCGTGGACAATGTCCATGGCGACAAGAACGTGTTCTGCAGCTGCATCCCGATCGGCGAGTTCAAGGGCGAACCCGAAGCCTTCAGCGAGCCGATGGCGGTCTGA
- a CDS encoding aromatic ring-hydroxylating oxygenase subunit alpha: MNDPVELAPQPHATATALPACYYVDASMTARDRASIFDATWQLVAHVSQLRNAGDHVVADFAGLPVLAVRGGDDVIRVFHNVCRHRAGPIAQCDGLAAKSLRCRYHGWTYTLEGQLRAAPEMQGVEDFDVADIRLPQLAVRVWQGLVFAAVDAARAPDFDAFVTGIDARLGGDRGLERYGNHHRASYDIACNWKVYVDNYLEGYHVPHVHPGLNRLLDYRSYRTELERWHSLQWSPLESDASLYGNGDALYYWLWPNTMLNILPGRMQTNTVIPLGVDRCRVLFDSYYAPDDSDAGQARRDADLSFSDEVQHEDLGICEDVQRGFASGSYVPGRLNPLRESGVHHFHEMLRAAYRQSSPDA, from the coding sequence ATGAACGATCCGGTCGAACTCGCCCCGCAACCGCACGCCACCGCGACGGCATTGCCGGCGTGCTACTACGTCGACGCGTCGATGACGGCGCGCGACCGCGCCTCGATCTTCGATGCCACATGGCAACTGGTCGCGCATGTGTCGCAATTGCGGAATGCCGGCGACCACGTGGTCGCCGATTTCGCCGGCCTGCCGGTGCTCGCGGTGCGCGGCGGGGACGATGTCATCCGCGTGTTCCACAACGTCTGCCGGCATCGCGCCGGACCGATCGCGCAATGCGACGGATTGGCGGCGAAGTCGCTGCGTTGCCGCTATCACGGCTGGACCTACACGCTGGAAGGCCAGTTGCGCGCCGCGCCGGAAATGCAGGGCGTCGAGGATTTCGATGTCGCCGACATCCGCCTGCCGCAACTTGCGGTACGGGTCTGGCAGGGCCTGGTGTTCGCCGCCGTGGATGCCGCGCGCGCGCCGGACTTCGATGCCTTCGTCACCGGCATCGATGCGCGTCTCGGCGGCGATCGCGGCCTCGAACGCTACGGCAACCACCATCGCGCCAGCTACGACATCGCCTGCAACTGGAAGGTCTACGTCGACAATTACCTGGAGGGCTACCACGTTCCGCACGTGCATCCGGGTCTCAATCGCCTGCTCGACTACCGCAGTTACCGCACCGAACTGGAACGCTGGCATTCGCTGCAGTGGAGCCCACTCGAGAGCGACGCCTCCCTCTACGGCAATGGCGACGCGCTGTACTACTGGCTGTGGCCGAACACGATGCTCAATATCCTGCCCGGCCGCATGCAGACCAATACGGTGATCCCGCTCGGCGTGGATCGTTGCCGCGTCTTGTTCGACAGTTACTACGCGCCCGACGACAGCGACGCCGGCCAAGCCCGTCGCGATGCCGACCTGTCCTTCAGCGACGAAGTTCAGCATGAGGACCTGGGCATCTGCGAGGACGTGCAGCGCGGCTTCGCGTCAGGTAGTTACGTGCCGGGCCGCCTGAACCCGCTGCGCGAATCGGGCGTGCATCACTTCCATGAGATGCTGCGCGCGGCCTATCGACAGTCGTCGCCCGACGCCTGA